A genomic region of Bernardetia sp. ABR2-2B contains the following coding sequences:
- a CDS encoding NAD(P)H-hydrate dehydratase: MKILSAKQMALADQETIKNEPVSSLDLMERASKKAFYWIQNYFGQNLHNDLINTEFHIFCGIGNNGGDGLVLARLLSNFAFQINVYVVAFSDKRSEDFEANFERIQEVSNIKITEIKTEEDLEQLNSISKNDWIIDAIFGYGLNRVPEGIAGKTIEFINQHSNKNVISIDIPSGLFADENQSKEQRFDKNMTIKATHTLTFQSPKLSFFFDEYSEFVGNFEVLDIGLDKNFIEKLDAQNYWLTTQKAKQIYKPRSRTGHKGTFGHALLIVGSYGKIGAAQLSAKTALRSGIGLLSIRTPKCGVIPLQSSVPEAMILVDDFEKSKKKNKYVLNSFSDELVEKLSDYKTIGIGCGIGTAKKTKKLLLQILRNVDYPIVIDADALNILAKNRNYENNDTDWLDFVPKNSILTPHPKEFERLFGKTSSAEERHRLLRNLAKEYQVYILLKGSFSALALPNGDIYHSSFGDIGMATGGSGDVLTGILTSLLAQGYNSEESLLLSVFLHGKAGELAAKNKSSEAMLPSDLIEELGNVFKMI, encoded by the coding sequence ATGAAAATTCTATCAGCAAAACAAATGGCTTTAGCCGACCAAGAAACTATCAAAAATGAGCCTGTTTCTTCCTTAGATTTAATGGAAAGGGCATCAAAAAAGGCTTTTTATTGGATTCAGAATTACTTTGGTCAGAATCTTCATAATGATTTAATAAATACAGAATTTCATATTTTTTGTGGCATTGGAAATAATGGTGGCGACGGACTTGTACTTGCTAGACTCCTCTCAAACTTTGCCTTTCAAATAAATGTGTATGTAGTAGCTTTTTCAGATAAACGAAGCGAAGATTTTGAAGCTAACTTTGAAAGAATACAAGAAGTTTCGAATATCAAAATCACAGAAATAAAGACAGAGGAAGATTTAGAGCAACTAAATTCTATTTCTAAAAACGATTGGATTATCGATGCTATTTTTGGATATGGATTAAATAGAGTTCCTGAAGGAATTGCAGGAAAAACAATTGAATTTATAAATCAACACTCCAACAAAAATGTAATTTCGATAGATATTCCCTCTGGTCTTTTTGCAGATGAAAACCAAAGTAAAGAACAGCGTTTTGATAAAAATATGACCATAAAAGCAACGCATACACTTACTTTTCAAAGTCCAAAATTATCTTTTTTCTTTGATGAATACAGTGAATTTGTAGGTAATTTTGAAGTATTAGACATTGGGTTGGATAAAAATTTCATTGAAAAATTAGATGCTCAAAACTACTGGCTCACTACTCAAAAAGCAAAACAGATTTACAAACCTCGCAGCCGAACAGGACACAAAGGAACTTTTGGACATGCACTTTTGATTGTGGGAAGTTATGGAAAAATAGGCGCAGCACAGCTTTCTGCAAAGACTGCTCTTCGAAGTGGAATCGGTCTTTTATCTATCCGAACGCCAAAATGTGGAGTTATTCCACTTCAAAGTTCAGTTCCAGAAGCGATGATTTTGGTAGATGATTTTGAGAAAAGTAAGAAGAAAAATAAATATGTTTTGAATTCTTTTTCAGATGAGTTAGTAGAAAAATTGAGTGATTACAAAACTATCGGAATTGGTTGTGGTATTGGAACGGCTAAAAAAACAAAAAAACTCCTTTTACAAATTTTGAGAAATGTTGATTATCCTATCGTCATTGATGCTGATGCACTTAATATTTTGGCTAAGAACAGAAATTATGAAAATAATGATACTGATTGGTTAGATTTTGTTCCCAAAAACTCAATCTTGACACCACACCCAAAAGAATTTGAACGGCTTTTTGGAAAAACTTCATCAGCAGAAGAAAGACACCGACTTTTAAGAAATTTAGCTAAAGAATATCAAGTTTATATTTTACTCAAAGGCTCTTTTTCGGCTTTAGCTCTACCCAATGGAGATATTTATCACAGCTCTTTTGGTGATATTGGAATGGCGACTGGTGGAAGTGGCGATGTTTTGACAGGAATCTTGACTTCACTTTTGGCGCAAGGTTATAATTCGGAAGAAAGTCTGTTGCTTAGTGTTTTTTTACATGGAAAAGCTGGAGAACTGGCAGCAAAAAATAAATCTAGTGAAGCTATGCTTCCTTCTGATTTGATTGAAGAATTGGGGAATGTTTTTAAGATGATTTGA
- a CDS encoding GNAT family N-acetyltransferase, with translation MEIRNLSETNFDTLIECFLLSFENYFVKMPTDIEYYKQRWKTAKVDYRLSYGMFDNEKLVGFIIHAIDERNQKKIAYNTGTGVTPSYRGQKIVQSIYDYAIDDLQNNGVKRSILEVITENTKAIKSYQNTGFKITKRYKCFAGEINIENQFRDNFEVKKVNYSDIDWSELPNQDAYSWDNHFKIIKNGNYTYYQIWNKNGLENRLESFFVINPSNGYIAQFEVLVNEKQSKKLAYQRLFSAVKDISPFIKINNIDTKFEDKINFLDSVGIENIIDQYEMEMNLIK, from the coding sequence ATGGAAATCAGAAATTTAAGTGAAACCAATTTTGATACTTTAATAGAATGTTTTTTACTTTCTTTTGAAAACTATTTTGTCAAAATGCCTACTGATATAGAGTATTATAAACAGAGATGGAAAACAGCAAAGGTAGATTATCGTCTTTCTTATGGAATGTTTGATAATGAAAAATTAGTTGGTTTTATCATTCATGCTATTGATGAGAGAAACCAAAAAAAAATTGCTTACAACACAGGAACAGGTGTAACTCCTTCTTACAGAGGACAGAAAATTGTTCAATCTATTTATGACTATGCTATTGATGATTTACAAAATAATGGAGTTAAGAGGTCTATCTTGGAAGTGATTACAGAAAACACAAAAGCTATAAAATCTTATCAAAATACTGGCTTTAAAATAACGAAACGCTACAAATGCTTTGCTGGAGAAATCAACATTGAAAATCAGTTTAGAGATAATTTTGAAGTCAAAAAAGTAAATTATTCAGATATAGACTGGTCAGAACTTCCAAATCAAGATGCTTATTCTTGGGACAATCACTTTAAGATTATCAAGAATGGAAACTATACGTATTATCAAATTTGGAATAAAAACGGCTTAGAAAATAGATTGGAATCCTTCTTTGTCATAAACCCTAGTAATGGATATATCGCACAATTTGAAGTTTTGGTAAATGAAAAGCAATCTAAAAAACTAGCTTATCAAAGGCTTTTTTCTGCTGTCAAAGATATTTCTCCCTTCATCAAAATCAATAATATTGACACAAAATTTGAAGATAAGATCAATTTTCTTGATTCAGTAGGCATCGAAAATATAATTGACCAATATGAAATGGAAATGAATTTGATAAAATAA
- a CDS encoding IS4 family transposase, whose translation MAKAKYASSGKVTKLVSVLSSHLKGFHLARVQFIGLFVIAVIKVGLGGLIQIATAFERNVEYSSSLRRIERFLNYYELDFQAITNLIISLEGIEQWENIVLCLDRTNWKVGKEHINILLLSAAHKGVSIPLCWSVLSRTGNSATQQRIDLIEDFLNQFPNLSITALVADREFIGKKWFFYLATKKFDFVMRIKSNFKATRKGKTKSIVAWCRGLSISETYQLDGTFVVNEAEVYLSVSRTQKGYIYLASPVLLDNIFEIYKQRWEIETLFKALKSQGFNLENTKLTEPNKIAKLIALCSIAFVWCYKVGEWKHKKTKIRVCSNGYNEYSFFRYGLIEIKKILNNPMTSETKFDQKIKVLSME comes from the coding sequence ATGGCGAAAGCAAAGTATGCTTCTAGTGGTAAAGTTACAAAATTAGTTAGTGTTTTATCTTCTCATTTAAAAGGGTTTCATTTAGCCCGAGTTCAATTTATAGGTCTTTTTGTAATAGCTGTTATAAAGGTAGGTCTAGGAGGTTTAATTCAAATTGCAACTGCGTTTGAAAGGAATGTAGAATACAGTTCTTCTTTACGTCGTATAGAACGCTTTTTAAATTATTATGAGCTTGATTTTCAAGCAATTACTAATTTGATTATTTCCTTAGAAGGCATTGAACAATGGGAAAATATCGTACTGTGTTTGGATAGAACGAATTGGAAAGTTGGAAAAGAGCATATTAATATTTTGCTTCTCTCAGCAGCTCATAAAGGGGTATCTATTCCTCTTTGTTGGTCTGTACTTTCGAGGACAGGAAATTCAGCTACTCAACAACGAATTGATTTGATAGAAGATTTCTTAAATCAATTTCCTAATTTATCTATTACTGCTCTTGTAGCAGATAGAGAGTTTATAGGTAAAAAATGGTTTTTCTATTTAGCTACAAAAAAATTTGATTTTGTAATGCGTATAAAATCTAACTTTAAAGCTACTAGAAAAGGGAAAACAAAGTCTATTGTAGCATGGTGTAGAGGGCTTTCGATTTCAGAAACCTATCAACTAGATGGAACATTTGTAGTCAATGAAGCAGAGGTATATTTATCTGTAAGTCGAACACAAAAAGGATATATTTATTTAGCATCACCTGTTTTATTGGATAATATTTTTGAAATTTATAAACAACGTTGGGAAATCGAAACGTTGTTTAAAGCACTAAAATCACAAGGTTTTAACTTAGAAAATACAAAATTAACAGAACCAAATAAAATAGCTAAATTAATTGCTTTGTGTTCCATTGCCTTTGTTTGGTGTTACAAAGTAGGAGAATGGAAACATAAAAAAACAAAAATAAGAGTCTGTTCAAATGGATATAATGAATACTCTTTTTTCAGATATGGATTAATAGAAATTAAAAAAATACTCAATAATCCAATGACTAGTGAAACTAAATTTGATCAAAAAATTAAAGTTTTGTCAATGGAGTAA
- a CDS encoding GyrI-like domain-containing protein: protein MNPKIKILPAKRLIGNSLKMSLSDNKTMELWQSFMPKKKMIKHTIGKDLYSIQIYDKSLDFKDFNPKTEFTKCAMIEVDFFEDIPQGMEKRVLEGGLYAVFLYKGLPKDFPKMAQYVFEEWLPNSAYQLDTREHFEVLGEKYNSTNENSEEEVWIPIKASV, encoded by the coding sequence ATGAATCCAAAAATCAAAATCCTTCCTGCGAAAAGATTAATTGGTAACTCTTTAAAAATGTCTTTGTCAGATAATAAGACAATGGAGTTATGGCAGAGCTTTATGCCTAAAAAAAAGATGATTAAACATACTATTGGAAAAGATTTATATTCTATTCAAATTTATGATAAATCGTTAGATTTTAAAGATTTTAATCCAAAAACAGAATTTACAAAATGTGCCATGATTGAAGTAGATTTCTTTGAAGATATTCCACAAGGAATGGAAAAACGAGTTTTGGAAGGTGGTTTGTACGCTGTATTTTTATATAAAGGTTTGCCCAAAGACTTTCCAAAAATGGCACAATATGTTTTTGAAGAGTGGTTGCCAAACTCAGCCTATCAACTAGATACAAGAGAGCATTTTGAAGTTTTGGGAGAAAAATATAACTCAACAAATGAAAACTCAGAAGAGGAAGTTTGGATTCCAATTAAAGCATCTGTCTAA
- a CDS encoding pyridoxamine 5'-phosphate oxidase family protein, translating into MSEVKNLIAKEAIDKMKEVVKDQRICMFATQLAKAPFSVCPMTAQEVSDDGHILFLSAADSDHNEKILLDPRVQLTFSNVSNSEFLSVYGKATISKNKEKIDKIWDPLAKAWFPNGKDDVNLTIIEVFPEDAYYWDTKDGKVVSMLKIVASAMTGEQMDGGIEGHLKV; encoded by the coding sequence ATGTCAGAAGTAAAAAATCTCATTGCTAAAGAAGCTATCGATAAAATGAAAGAAGTCGTGAAAGACCAACGAATTTGTATGTTTGCAACTCAACTTGCAAAAGCACCTTTTTCGGTTTGTCCGATGACAGCACAAGAAGTATCAGACGACGGACACATTTTGTTTTTGAGTGCAGCAGATAGCGACCACAACGAAAAAATATTATTAGACCCACGAGTTCAGCTTACATTTTCAAACGTTTCGAATAGTGAATTTTTGAGCGTTTATGGAAAAGCAACAATTTCGAAAAATAAAGAGAAAATTGATAAAATTTGGGACCCATTAGCAAAAGCATGGTTTCCAAACGGAAAAGATGACGTAAATCTTACAATTATTGAAGTATTTCCAGAAGATGCCTATTACTGGGATACAAAAGACGGAAAAGTTGTTTCTATGCTAAAGATTGTAGCATCAGCAATGACAGGCGAACAAATGGATGGAGGAATTGAAGGGCATTTGAAAGTGTAA
- a CDS encoding MBL fold metallo-hydrolase: MSKISRRFNPELDFIIDRENEFENYYEGNPLFDGVFCNEGATQNEETSLATVLKWQLQTNPQKEEKKNENFSVETIPNATLFEETKDCIVWLGHACFFIRLNGINFLTDPCLESMPFVPRKSSLPCKISEIKNIDYLLLSHNHRDHLDIPSLKKLIPQNPAMEFLVPLETADFLHRQVSKDLKIQEAGWYQQFKTKKGININFLPSKHWCRRGLFDFNEMLWGGFWLESNDHKLFFVGDTAYANHFKRIEKILGAAGTVVMPIGAYKPSFMMQNAHINPEEAVKAFQETKGKTMIPMHYGTFDLADEPLGEPIKWLTSEMKKQNLSEKLTVPKIGEVIYL; encoded by the coding sequence ATGTCAAAAATAAGCCGAAGATTTAATCCAGAGTTAGATTTTATCATTGATAGAGAGAATGAGTTTGAAAATTATTACGAAGGAAATCCTCTTTTTGATGGTGTCTTTTGTAATGAAGGAGCAACTCAAAATGAAGAAACTTCTCTAGCAACAGTTTTGAAATGGCAACTTCAAACCAATCCACAAAAAGAAGAAAAGAAAAATGAAAATTTTAGTGTAGAGACGATTCCAAACGCTACACTTTTTGAAGAAACAAAAGATTGTATTGTTTGGCTCGGACACGCTTGTTTTTTTATTCGTCTAAACGGAATTAATTTTCTCACAGACCCTTGCTTGGAAAGTATGCCTTTTGTTCCTCGCAAATCTTCACTCCCTTGTAAGATTTCTGAAATCAAGAATATTGATTATTTACTTCTTTCTCATAATCACCGTGACCATTTGGATATTCCTTCTCTTAAAAAGCTGATTCCTCAAAATCCTGCTATGGAATTTCTTGTTCCATTAGAAACGGCTGATTTTCTGCATAGACAGGTTTCGAAAGACTTAAAAATACAAGAAGCAGGTTGGTATCAACAGTTCAAGACAAAAAAAGGAATAAATATCAATTTTTTACCTTCCAAACACTGGTGTAGAAGAGGTTTATTTGATTTTAATGAAATGCTTTGGGGTGGCTTTTGGTTGGAAAGTAACGACCACAAATTATTCTTTGTCGGAGATACAGCCTATGCAAATCACTTCAAAAGAATAGAGAAAATTTTGGGTGCTGCAGGTACGGTCGTTATGCCAATAGGAGCTTACAAACCTTCATTTATGATGCAAAATGCACACATCAACCCAGAAGAAGCCGTAAAAGCATTTCAAGAAACAAAAGGAAAAACAATGATTCCGATGCACTATGGAACATTCGATTTGGCAGACGAACCACTTGGAGAACCTATAAAATGGCTAACTTCAGAAATGAAAAAACAAAACCTTTCTGAAAAACTGACTGTTCCCAAAATTGGAGAAGTCATTTATTTGTAG
- a CDS encoding SpoIIE family protein phosphatase — MLQTNNEILTQNEEIRQQQEEIVTINDNLALKNVELDTILRNLEHKNLKITDSIRYAKTIQQAMLPFSKKINSFFVDHFILYRAKDIVSGDFYWLENKSDSNTIFLAVGDCTGHGVPGAFMSLISFYILNDIVLKKSLSNPDTILEETHKLTQIALKQNSSNNSDGMDIALCVITKLEDKVQVSFSGAKRPLYYTNPSSNKIEQLKGTRRSIGGITHKILKPFEVETLFLEKGTTLYLTTDGFADQNNKDNEKFSSLQLITMLSEINHLPLHEQKKQLEIALDKHQEGTEQRDDITVLGIKL; from the coding sequence TTGCTTCAAACAAATAATGAAATACTTACACAAAATGAAGAAATACGCCAACAGCAAGAAGAAATAGTTACCATTAATGATAATTTAGCATTAAAAAATGTAGAGCTAGATACAATACTTAGAAACCTAGAACACAAAAATTTAAAAATTACTGACAGTATTAGGTATGCTAAAACAATACAACAGGCTATGTTGCCTTTTTCCAAAAAAATAAATAGCTTTTTTGTGGATCATTTTATCTTATATCGTGCAAAAGATATTGTCTCGGGAGATTTTTATTGGTTAGAAAACAAGTCTGATAGTAATACTATATTTTTAGCCGTTGGAGATTGCACTGGTCATGGAGTTCCTGGTGCTTTTATGTCTCTAATTTCTTTTTATATTCTTAATGATATTGTACTTAAAAAAAGTCTCTCTAACCCTGATACTATATTAGAAGAAACACATAAGCTTACTCAAATAGCTTTAAAACAGAATAGTTCTAATAATTCGGATGGAATGGATATCGCTCTTTGTGTTATTACTAAACTAGAGGACAAAGTACAAGTTTCTTTTTCTGGAGCGAAACGTCCACTATATTATACAAACCCCTCCTCAAATAAAATTGAACAACTCAAAGGAACTCGCCGTTCTATAGGTGGAATAACTCATAAAATATTAAAACCTTTTGAAGTAGAAACTTTGTTTTTAGAAAAAGGAACTACACTATATTTAACTACTGATGGTTTCGCTGACCAAAATAATAAAGACAATGAAAAATTCTCTAGCTTACAATTGATAACAATGTTGTCCGAAATAAATCATTTACCACTTCATGAGCAAAAAAAGCAATTAGAAATTGCATTAGATAAACACCAAGAAGGAACTGAACAACGTGATGATATTACAGTTTTAGGTATAAAATTATAA
- a CDS encoding NAD(P)/FAD-dependent oxidoreductase: METPSSKVTNKKQIIVVGAGAAGLYAASLLIEQGHEVTLLEASDRTGGRVWTKTERFPYKLEMGAEFVHGKGTLFHKMAKKADKLHKEGNSSFLWRDELFSRKKIKKLQDAKQYFSDYEEFYEGHHLYKGDDISLSDFLEQHNITPTGQPDAYRWYEAFAGALGTNLKSLGMKSLAIEEYKWEAGEQNYRMCMSFESLLEEWKEQTKPFLQLEKPVIMIRSFAEGVEIITKDFQNYRADAVLVTVPLTQLKQNKIIFLPELPPKKQEAIDKIGMDNYAIKFFLNFSENFWQKKYNDGTETEYLVGMEAANEYWETVPYIKNPSTFGLTAFIMGDKAKHYTENGFSKGQILEKLIDELDKHFDGNASATILDFEYLDWAKVEYIEGSYSYASIGSHKLRKHLARPIEDKIFFAGEATHYNGHFATVHGALETAERAVEEIMETIKKV; this comes from the coding sequence ATGGAAACTCCTTCTTCAAAAGTTACGAATAAAAAACAAATTATTGTTGTTGGTGCAGGTGCAGCAGGACTTTATGCAGCCTCTTTATTAATAGAACAAGGACACGAAGTAACCCTCTTAGAAGCCTCTGACCGAACAGGAGGGCGAGTTTGGACAAAAACGGAGCGTTTTCCCTACAAGTTAGAAATGGGAGCAGAGTTTGTACACGGAAAAGGTACGCTATTTCACAAAATGGCAAAAAAAGCAGACAAATTACACAAAGAAGGTAATTCTTCTTTTTTGTGGCGAGATGAATTATTTTCACGCAAAAAAATCAAAAAACTGCAAGATGCCAAGCAGTATTTTTCTGATTATGAAGAGTTTTACGAAGGACATCATTTATATAAAGGCGATGATATTTCATTGAGTGATTTTTTGGAGCAGCACAACATTACGCCTACTGGTCAGCCCGATGCATATCGTTGGTATGAAGCTTTTGCTGGTGCTTTGGGAACAAACCTAAAGAGTTTAGGAATGAAATCATTAGCTATTGAAGAGTATAAATGGGAAGCTGGGGAACAAAATTATAGAATGTGTATGTCCTTTGAGAGTCTTTTGGAGGAATGGAAAGAGCAAACAAAGCCATTTTTGCAGCTAGAAAAACCTGTAATTATGATTCGTTCGTTTGCAGAAGGTGTAGAGATTATCACAAAAGATTTTCAAAATTATAGAGCAGATGCTGTTTTGGTAACTGTTCCATTGACACAATTAAAGCAAAACAAAATCATTTTCTTACCAGAACTTCCACCCAAAAAACAAGAAGCCATTGATAAAATAGGAATGGATAATTATGCAATTAAATTTTTCCTAAATTTTTCTGAAAATTTTTGGCAGAAAAAATATAATGACGGCACAGAAACAGAATATTTAGTAGGAATGGAAGCAGCAAACGAATATTGGGAAACTGTTCCGTATATAAAAAATCCTTCTACATTTGGTCTGACGGCATTTATTATGGGAGATAAAGCCAAACATTATACAGAAAATGGATTTTCAAAAGGACAGATTTTAGAAAAACTAATTGATGAGCTAGACAAACATTTTGACGGAAATGCGTCGGCTACTATTTTAGATTTTGAATATTTGGACTGGGCAAAGGTGGAATATATTGAAGGTTCTTACTCGTATGCTTCCATAGGTTCGCACAAACTTAGAAAACACTTAGCTCGTCCGATTGAAGACAAAATTTTCTTTGCAGGAGAAGCCACACATTACAACGGTCATTTTGCAACCGTTCATGGCGCACTTGAAACGGCAGAAAGGGCTGTTGAGGAGATTATGGAAACGATTAAAAAGGTTTAA